The genomic stretch GGGAGCGTGGCGGTGGCGGAGCGCTGCGGGTGCCCGCGGTCCCGCACCAGCACAACGAGTCTCTGCCGGGGCGCGTCCCTCTCCGACACGGCCCGCGCCGTGCGCACCTCGCCGCTGTGCAGCCCCACGCGGAACAGCCCCGGCTCCGTCGCCTTGGCCAGCTCGTACGACAGCCACGCGTTCTGCCCCGCGTCCGCGTCCACCGCCACCACCTTGGCCACCAGGTAGCCCGAAGGCGCCCAGCGCGGCACCAGCTCTCCCGCCGCGCTGCTGTCGGGGGACGGGTGCAGCACCAGGGGCGCGTTATCGTTCTGGTCCTGCACCACGACGCGTAGCAGCGCCTGGGCGCTGAGCGGCGGCGAACCGCTGTCACTGGCGAGCACCGACACCTCAAAGGCACGCACCTTCTCATAGTCCAGCGGGCGGAGGATATAAACATCCCCGTTTTCAGCGTTGACTGACACCTCGGGCTGCTCCTTGCCCTCCTGCCGCACCAGCGAGTAGTTTATGCGGGCGTTTTTTCCTGCGTCGGCGTCCGTGGCGTTCATGCTGCCGATCCGGAGCATGGGGCTGTTGTTCTCCGTGACAGACATGGTGTAAATCTCCTGGGTGAACTCTGGGGGATTGTCGTTCACATCCGATATCTGCACGAAGATGCTCTCCCGAGAGCTCAGCCGCGTCCTGCCCCAGTCCGTGGCTGTGATGGTGATGTTATACTGCGCCGTGCTCTCCCTGTCCAGCGCCGCGTTTGTTCTCAGTTCGTAATAATTATCAAAAGTGGGGGTGAGGCTGAATGGCAAGTCCCCGTCGATCGAACACTCTGTCCTGCCGTTGTCCCCGGAATCCCGGTCCCGCACACTGAACAGAGCCACCACGGTGCGTGGCGGGGCGTCCTCGGGAATGGAGGCGGTGAGGGAGGTCAGCGCTATCTCCGGGGCATTGTCATTCACGTCCAGGACTTCTACCTGCACTTTGCAATGCGCAGACAGCCCCCCGCCGTCAGTGGCTTTTACCACCATCTTGTGGGTTTTCGCTTCCTCGAAATCCGGGTTGCCCGCGATTCGTATCTCCCCGGTGGCCGGGTTCAGCTGGAACAGCTCCCGGGATCGCTCCGATGTCTGGGTGAAGGCGTACTGCAGTTTCCCGTTGGACCCTTCGTCGGGATCCGTGGCCATAACTCTGACCACCAGTTGCTCCGAGGGGCTGTTCTCAGCCAGGCGCACCTCGTAGACCTCCCTTTCGAAGATCGGGATATTGTCATTGGCATCCAGCACCACGATCCGGACCAGAGCCGTGCCCGACCTGGGTGGCGAGCCCCCGTCGATGGCGGTGAGAAGTAAATTCAGCTCCCCCTGCTCTTCACGGTCGAGCTGGCGCTGTAGGACGAGCTCCACATATTTTACTCCGTCTTTCCCTGTTCCGATAGCGAGGGAGAAATGAGGATTGGACCCGAGGCTGTAGTTCTGCAAGCCGTTACTGCCCACGTCCTTGTCCTGGGCGCTTTCCAGGGGGAAACGGGACCCGGGAGATGCTGTTTCTAGAATCTTTAAAACCATCTCCTTCTCTGGGAACACGGGGGAGTTGTCGTTTACGTCACGAATCTCCACCTCCCCTCGGATCAGCTGCAGCGGATTTTCAAAGAATATCTTAAAGACGAGCGTGCAGGTATCTCTCTGCGGACAGATCTCCTCTCGGTCCAGCGACTCCTTTGCCGTCAGGACTCCGGTGTTTTGATCGAGACGGAAAAGCTGCTCGCTCCCCTCAGACACAACGCGGGCCTTGCGAGCCGCGAGCTGGCTCACAGGAACCCCCAGGTCCTTTGCAATATTGGCGACAAAGGAGTCCCTCTCCATTTCCTCCGGCAGAGAGTAGCGGAGGGTTTCAGCCCCGCTCTGACACACGCAAAAGCACAGAATAAACAGGATCACTTGCCTCTTGCTGTCTCCGCTCCGTCTCCCACACGCCATCAGTCTCCGAAAAAGGCACCCGCCGTCCTCCGCGGCTCCCAGCATTTTTAAATAGCGTCCGGAGCGGAGCGGTGTTTACCAGCAATCATGGGGTGAGGGAATCTGGAAGCTCCCGAGCACTCCGACTCCTTCCCGAGCAGCTCCCACggttttttttgtctccctgtGCCTGCAAAGCCGGGGCGGACCGAGGGACGCGCCGGTCCGCGGCCAACACCCCCACCCAGCGTCGGAATGGGGAATATTTCCTCTCATTCGGGGCAGAGCCGCTGATTCGGGGTTTGCTGCTTGAACGTGCGCTCTGCGTGCCAAAGTGAAGCCAAGAGGAGCGGTGGAAATATTCTCCTCGCTTGGAAGCGGGGTCGCTGCTCTGGGTATCAATTCCCAGCTCGCCAACGGCGAACTCTTCAGACACAGCTTTTGGGTTGGCTCTACGTTGTGTAGGCACTGCAAGATTCACTTCCTCGGCAATCATTGTGAGGTTTTCATTCTCCGTTTGTTAACCGGCACAGGACAATTAGCAACTGGGGCGGGtcagagaagctgctgaagaTGAGAGCTGGTGCCAGAGAGTTGACAGGGGAGTCACACTAGAAGATAATGCTGGTCTAGGGCACATCATCctaaggttgtttttttctcattggaTATCACATCTCACCGGAAGGACACTTGACACTTTAAcacttttctgtgtgaaaagcGCTTTTCTCCTTAATTGAGACAGGAGTTTCCTCCCCTGCCGCCTGCTGATCCTTGCATCCATGATAAGGCGTGTCACCACATAACACGTTCCTGAAAAATGTCCCCAGGTGTACACAAGCATCGAAATgctgcaaaatgttttcatgttttgaagGGGTAATGTCCTTTCCCCTCTGATGTTACCACACAGGGTtaggaatattttaaaggtCCCACCTTAGACATAAAACCTTCACTCTTGTACCTGTCTGAGGCCAACAACTAGTTAATGCAAAAGGcaaggaaacaaacacaagaGCTCATAAATTAAGCACCTAGATACACAGAAGCTAACGAGGAGCTAACGGAGACAATAGCAAAGATCAGGGATCTAATTACACTAATTAATGGGCCCATAAAGGATTTATTGAAGTGCAAACTCCGGAGGTTCAACAAGAAGCTTTGTACACGataaaggagaaacaaaattcTGAAGATTCTCATATATTACCAGAAAGAGTCTCAcaggagagaagaaacagaTTACGAGATGGTTTATGGGGGATTTAGGAATATACAAAGCTTATTATGAGATGGTCAGAGGCAGAACCAAAATCGCTAAGAGGGAGAGATCAAGAGCAGACCTGTGAGGAACAATCGTGGGAAACAGAGGTGGAAGGGGACACCGAGGGGTTCTGAGGCAGGATCTGTGCTGGAGACCGGTTAAAACCACGAGGGTCAGGCACTCATGGCTGTCCCATACGACATCTCAGCTGTTTCTGCGGCGAATGCACACACAGTGTGCTGGGGATGCGTCCAGGTGCCCGCGAGCCCAGCCCAACCCTCCTcttagagaattaaaaaaaaaaaaaatggaggagaaaacagaataCAGCTTGAACTGCTTATTTTTGGTTCGAGcaatttttattcagattttacTATAAAAGGAACTGCACTTTTTAAGTATTATTATAAAGTATCACAACCTCCTGGGTTTTAGCGCTTTTCCTTTAACTTCCTAGATGTTTTCCCCTTATTTTTGCTTGCTAAAAGGGCTGATGCTCTCAAATAATACTTACGAGGTCCAG from Chiroxiphia lanceolata isolate bChiLan1 chromosome 15, bChiLan1.pri, whole genome shotgun sequence encodes the following:
- the LOC116794529 gene encoding protocadherin beta-16-like; translated protein: MLGAAEDGGCLFRRLMACGRRSGDSKRQVILFILCFCVCQSGAETLRYSLPEEMERDSFVANIAKDLGVPVSQLAARKARVVSEGSEQLFRLDQNTGVLTAKESLDREEICPQRDTCTLVFKIFFENPLQLIRGEVEIRDVNDNSPVFPEKEMVLKILETASPGSRFPLESAQDKDVGSNGLQNYSLGSNPHFSLAIGTGKDGVKYVELVLQRQLDREEQGELNLLLTAIDGGSPPRSGTALVRIVVLDANDNIPIFEREVYEVRLAENSPSEQLVVRVMATDPDEGSNGKLQYAFTQTSERSRELFQLNPATGEIRIAGNPDFEEAKTHKMVVKATDGGGLSAHCKVQVEVLDVNDNAPEIALTSLTASIPEDAPPRTVVALFSVRDRDSGDNGRTECSIDGDLPFSLTPTFDNYYELRTNAALDRESTAQYNITITATDWGRTRLSSRESIFVQISDVNDNPPEFTQEIYTMSVTENNSPMLRIGSMNATDADAGKNARINYSLVRQEGKEQPEVSVNAENGDVYILRPLDYEKVRAFEVSVLASDSGSPPLSAQALLRVVVQDQNDNAPLVLHPSPDSSAAGELVPRWAPSGYLVAKVVAVDADAGQNAWLSYELAKATEPGLFRVGLHSGEVRTARAVSERDAPRQRLVVLVRDRGHPQRSATATLPVALVDGFSEAHLRVSEEAPAADPDEPLTLYLIASLACVSVLFLATALAAVVVKVRRARRSETETLPTFPTIATESSAGSLPRSYLYDVCFAAGTVNSEFRFLRPLFPCFPAGLPPGPGEQRSSVCSQDVANLGEEGDWAAQGRAPLSEDTGPGAAEAACTANGGLGLNVTSDQNPWLSHQ